In the genome of Triticum urartu cultivar G1812 chromosome 5, Tu2.1, whole genome shotgun sequence, one region contains:
- the LOC125506544 gene encoding 4-hydroxyphenylacetaldehyde oxime monooxygenase-like, whose amino-acid sequence MAVAGAPPVLQLLPQQWQLILAILLVPLAFLLLRGRSGSGLKLPPGPMRLPFVGNLHQIGPLPHRSLAALARRHGPVMMLRLGMVPTVVLTSPEAAREALKTKDDDCSSRPLSAGPGLLSYGYKDVAFSPWSDYVREMRKLFIIELLSRRRVQSAYYARDAQIDKLIETLTVVGPNPVPLEAHIFATMDRIVGLFAFGESYAGEQFKGQFVPLLNATMDMLGSFSAQDFFPNAVGRLIDRITGVKAHRQRVFRQLDRFFEHIIEQCDGRKATGGGGSDLVQELLDIMKRPAASAAGTFTRDHVKAILMNTFIGSIDTTTVTITWAMAELIRKPRVLQRAQLEIRTAAGGGSRVHQADMPKMSYLRMVLSETLRLHPPATLLVPRETLRPIQVAGYDIPAKTQVIVNAWAISRDPSAWKDPEEFNPERFQDTDVDFNGSHFEFIPFGAGRRICPGLAMGVANAEYILANLLYCFNWALPNGVSREGVNMEEEGVLTYRKKTSLMLVPTPYHPAQEKEEY is encoded by the exons ATGGCAGTGGCTGGTGCCCCACCTGTTCTCCAGCTCCTGCCCCAACAATGGCAGCTGATTCTAGCCATCCTCCTCGTCCCActcgccttcctcctccttcGGGGAAGGTCGGGCTCCGGCCTGAAGCTCCCACCGGGCCCCATGAGGCTGCCTTTCGTGGGCAACCTGCACCAGATCGGGCCACTGCCGCACCGGAGCCTGGCTGCGCTGGCCCGGCGGCATGGGCCTGTGATGATGCTGCGGCTGGGCATGGTGCCGACGGTGGTGCTGACATCGCCAGAGGCGGCCCGGGAAGCCCTCAAGACCAAGGATGATGACTGCAGCAGCCGTCCCCTGTCGGCAGGGCCAGGGCTGCTGTCCTACGGTTACAAGGACGTGGCCTTCTCGCCGTGGAGCGACTACGTCCGCGAGATGCGCAAGTTGTTCATCATCGAGCTGCTCAGCAGGCGGCGCGTGCAGTCTGCCTACTACGCGAGGGATGCAcag ATCGACAAGCTGATTGAGACCCTCACCGTGGTGGGGCCGAACCCGGTACCCCTGGAGGCCCACATCTTCGCCACCATGGACCGGATTGTGGGCTTGTTCGCGTTCGGCGAGAGCTACGCGGGGGAGCAGTTCAAGGGGCAGTTTGTGCCCTTACTCAACGCAACCATGGACATGTTGGGTAGCTTCTCTGCCCAAGACTTCTTCCCCAACGCCGTTGGCCGCCTCATCGACCGCATCACCGGCGTCAAAGCCCACCGCCAGAGGGTCTTTCGTCAGCTCGACCGCTTCTTTGAGCATATCATCGAGCAGTGCGATGGGAGAAAGGccaccggcggcggcggatcggacCTGGTGCAGGAGCTGCTGGACATCATGAAAAGGCCCGCCGCCTCCGCTGCAGGAACCTTCACCAGAGATCATGTCAAGGCCATTCTCATG AACACATTCATTGGCAGCATTGACACCACCACAGTGACCATAACCTGGGCAATGGCAGAGCTGATCCGGAAACCAAGGGTTCTGCAAAGGGCACAACTTGAGATTAGGACTGCCGCTGGAGGAGGCAGCAGAGTGCACCAAGCTGACATGCCCAAAATGAGCTACCTGAGGATGGTGCTGTCCGAGACCCTACGGCTGCATCCCCCAGCAACACTACTCGTACCGAGAGAGACGCTGCGGCCGATCCAGGTGGCTGGCTACGACATCCCAGCCAAGACCCAGGTCATTGTCAATGCGTGGGCCATCAGCAGGGACCCCTCCGCGTGGAAGGACCCCGAGGAGTTTAACCCGGAGCGGTTCCAGGACACTGACGTGGACTTCAACGGCAGCCACTTCGAGTTCATCCCCTTCGGCGCGGGCCGCCGGATCTGCCCCGGGCTGGCCATGGGGGTGGCAAACGCCGAGTACATCCTTGCCAACTTGCTCTACTGCTTCAACTGGGCGCTGCCCAACGGGGTGAGCCGGGAGGGTGTGAACATGGAGGAGGAAGGGGTGCTCACTTACCGGAAGAAGACCTCACTCATGCTCGTGCCAACACCTTACCACCCAGCCCAGGAGAAAGAGGAGTATTAG